A genomic region of Desulfatiglans sp. contains the following coding sequences:
- a CDS encoding beta-ketoacyl-[acyl-carrier-protein] synthase family protein, with translation MASCINDLDASPLRSLIYPLIDRVLKNPCIIPPDTFLITASTKAGIDKLSGSNRGNKDKYADCLQPSVGDYISKRLSLKGESLHISAACASSAVALAKGASIIERGRADSVLVCCYDLVTEFIFSGFCALQAMSPTACKPFDKKRKGMSLGEGAATLLIMNEKKARKFNKKPIGILKGWAVTNDATHITRPDSEGYGLAMAIERALNKAGIDAESISAICAHGTGTYHNDAMEIASYKRVFGKNRIPLFSVKGAIGHTLGAAGGIEAAICLKSIMHGIIPPTTGLSDPEHDTEGVISSRPVKRGLTHILSTNSGFSGVNAALIIGKGEY, from the coding sequence ATGGCGTCATGCATTAATGACCTTGATGCATCACCTTTAAGGTCTCTTATTTATCCCCTGATAGATAGAGTATTGAAAAATCCATGCATAATACCTCCTGACACCTTTCTTATTACAGCATCCACCAAGGCAGGCATAGATAAACTGAGCGGATCAAACAGGGGTAATAAAGATAAATATGCGGATTGCCTGCAACCCAGTGTAGGTGATTACATATCTAAAAGACTTTCACTTAAAGGTGAATCCCTTCACATCAGCGCTGCATGTGCATCATCTGCTGTTGCACTGGCAAAAGGTGCATCCATTATAGAAAGAGGCAGGGCTGATTCAGTATTGGTCTGCTGCTATGATCTTGTCACAGAATTTATCTTTTCCGGATTCTGCGCCCTGCAGGCCATGTCACCCACTGCCTGCAAACCCTTTGATAAAAAGAGAAAAGGAATGTCACTGGGTGAAGGGGCTGCAACACTCCTCATCATGAATGAAAAAAAGGCAAGAAAGTTCAATAAAAAACCAATTGGCATTCTTAAAGGCTGGGCTGTAACAAATGATGCAACACATATTACAAGACCGGATTCAGAGGGATATGGTCTTGCTATGGCAATAGAAAGGGCATTAAACAAGGCAGGTATTGATGCTGAATCTATATCTGCCATATGTGCCCATGGAACAGGAACATACCATAATGATGCAATGGAGATTGCTTCATATAAAAGGGTATTTGGAAAAAATAGAATACCCCTTTTCTCTGTTAAAGGTGCAATAGGACATACACTGGGTGCAGCAGGCGGTATTGAAGCTGCTATCTGTCTTAAATCCATCATGCATGGGATTATCCCTCCAACCACAGGGCTTTCAGACCCGGAGCATGATACAGAAGGTGTTATAAGTTCACGCCCTGTCAAGAGAGGGCTTACTCATATCCTTTCAACAAATTCAGGATTCAGCGGGGTAAATGCGGCCCTTATTATTGGTAAGGGGGAATATTAA
- a CDS encoding acyl-CoA thioesterase yields the protein MVVLKPYFKSLADAPHPLECTVQRKVRFEEVDPLGIVWHGRYPSYFEDGRGALGEKYGMSYLEFYSNNIIAPIKAMHIDYHKPLTYPDIITIKAILHWSDAARLNYEYVIMDNKGELMTTGYTIQVMLDLNKNLYMVLPPFYAEFCRKWKEGELK from the coding sequence ATGGTAGTGTTAAAGCCCTATTTTAAGAGCCTTGCAGATGCGCCTCATCCCCTTGAATGCACAGTACAAAGGAAGGTAAGGTTTGAGGAGGTTGACCCACTTGGGATCGTCTGGCATGGCCGCTATCCCAGTTATTTTGAAGATGGAAGAGGGGCGCTGGGCGAAAAGTATGGTATGAGTTATCTTGAATTCTACAGTAATAATATCATTGCACCAATAAAGGCAATGCATATAGATTATCATAAACCACTTACATATCCTGACATCATAACCATTAAGGCCATATTACACTGGTCTGATGCTGCACGCCTGAATTATGAATATGTTATCATGGATAATAAAGGTGAGCTTATGACAACAGGCTATACAATCCAGGTGATGCTCGATCTCAATAAAAACCTTTATATGGTTTTGCCTCCCTTTTATGCGGAGTTTTGCCGTAAATGGAAGGAAGGTGAGTTGAAATAG